In Pedobacter sp. SL55, the following proteins share a genomic window:
- a CDS encoding transposase encodes MGQLYGLDGRRLQEQYIRYLSDFMDWDQRSHAGHWVLFEQNIGEYLSLDEVCLSRGELYTVLTNKDAKGKKGALLAMVKGTISDQVIAILERIPYRLRKEVKEVTLDLAPTMERIARRAFPKARLVSDRFHVQQLAADAVQQIRIQYRWEAIDQENSEMELAKQLNHPHVPDILENGDSLKQLLARSRHLLFKDETNWTASQQHRSELLFARYPLLEKAYRLSRKLSHIFSNTKEKGIGFTRLAKWYDEVEKSAIKAFSTVARTIQNHYHTILNYFDNRHTNASAESFNAKIKALRTQFRGVRNVEFFMYRLAKIYA; translated from the coding sequence TTGGGTCAGCTGTATGGGCTTGATGGCAGGCGGTTGCAGGAACAATATATTCGTTACCTAAGTGATTTCATGGACTGGGACCAACGTTCTCATGCAGGCCACTGGGTTCTATTCGAACAAAATATTGGAGAATACCTAAGCCTGGATGAAGTATGCCTGTCCCGGGGAGAACTCTATACGGTACTCACCAATAAGGATGCAAAGGGGAAAAAGGGTGCTTTACTGGCTATGGTAAAAGGAACCATCAGCGATCAGGTGATTGCTATACTTGAACGCATTCCCTATCGTCTTCGTAAAGAAGTAAAGGAGGTTACTTTGGATCTGGCTCCAACGATGGAGCGTATTGCCAGGCGTGCCTTCCCCAAGGCAAGACTGGTATCTGACCGCTTTCACGTGCAGCAGCTTGCAGCAGATGCTGTTCAACAAATCCGCATTCAATACCGATGGGAAGCTATCGATCAGGAAAACAGTGAAATGGAGCTGGCAAAACAGCTAAACCATCCCCATGTGCCTGATATATTAGAAAACGGAGATAGTTTAAAGCAATTACTGGCCCGTAGCAGGCACCTGTTATTTAAAGATGAAACAAACTGGACAGCTTCCCAACAGCACAGGTCAGAGCTGCTGTTTGCCAGGTATCCCTTATTAGAGAAAGCCTATCGGCTGAGCAGGAAACTGTCTCATATCTTTTCAAACACAAAGGAGAAGGGCATCGGTTTTACCAGGCTCGCCAAATGGTATGATGAGGTTGAAAAATCAGCCATAAAAGCATTTTCAACCGTGGCAAGAACCATACAGAACCACTACCACACCATCCTGAACTACTTTGACAACAGGCATACAAATGCTTCTGCAGAATCGTTCAATGCTAAAATCAAAGCACTAAGAACTCAATTCAGAGGAGTCAGAAATGTTGAATTCTTTATGTACAGATTAGCCAAAATATATGCGTAA
- a CDS encoding cysteine-rich CWC family protein has translation MNKTIIHSKHEIIPCERCGAAIECKANAYTKCQCSAVQLTINEVQYIAELYDGCLCAKCLFELQQEYREEMGI, from the coding sequence ATGAACAAAACAATCATCCATAGTAAACACGAAATCATTCCCTGCGAACGTTGCGGAGCGGCTATTGAGTGCAAGGCAAATGCCTACACCAAATGCCAGTGCAGTGCGGTACAACTAACCATTAACGAAGTACAATACATTGCCGAGCTATATGATGGCTGTTTGTGTGCTAAGTGTTTGTTTGAGTTGCAGCAAGAATACAGAGAAGAAATGGGGATTTAA
- a CDS encoding tetratricopeptide repeat-containing sensor histidine kinase, translated as MYFRITNRRYANNSIAFIQKTSIFFFFLFFCVFSGTAQNRIDSLKNALALNKNGAKIPLLVELCWEYRYHHPDSARIFGYQALKLAREKKDLNFEAEALHNLAVTYEAQGDYKKSLSYNLEALKLRTKLNDDIKTANTINNIGIAYDELGNFSLSLKYYHQAYQIYKQKKHTEGLAMVSTNLGILFKAHKDYKNVVKYYQEANAIYKKLNMPREVAFTEANLGSVYYYIKQYDSCIYYSLKAQQTFKKLNIQQFLPTTYTNAGIGYAALGQTKKALEFLRTSITLNNKYNNRKELAFAHTHLAKLMLKLKKLDEARESANKAASLAEAIGASKEVMDAKETLAIIFEQQGKFKDAYELHLAATKIKDSLFQKDKTALISDYQVRYQTEKKEQQIQSLNQQNTIQKLKIKQRNLGLGIAGGVLLLGVLFAYLLINRRKLKAKAELQLAIIKQQDIASRAVLDAEERERRRIAGDLHDGVGQMLSAALMNLNGLFAKLNLQSDASLQAEQALALVNESYDEMRSISHQMMPNALIKSGLASAVKEFIGKLDKNKLKVNLETVGLNERLDEQTETVIYRVIQETVNNVIKHADASKLDIQITKDEEGIAVTIEDNGKGFDKSKINLKAGIGLSNIYSRVEFLKGTVDIDSTEGRGTLMAIHLP; from the coding sequence GTGTATTTTAGGATAACCAATCGAAGATATGCAAATAACTCAATCGCCTTCATCCAAAAAACATCTATTTTTTTCTTCTTCTTGTTCTTTTGCGTTTTCTCTGGCACAGCTCAAAATAGAATTGATAGTTTAAAAAATGCATTGGCCTTAAATAAGAATGGAGCTAAAATTCCACTGCTCGTTGAACTCTGCTGGGAATACCGCTACCACCATCCCGATTCGGCTAGGATATTCGGTTATCAAGCGTTAAAGCTAGCTAGAGAAAAGAAAGATCTAAATTTTGAAGCAGAGGCGCTACATAATTTAGCCGTAACTTACGAAGCGCAAGGCGACTATAAAAAATCTCTCTCCTATAATTTAGAAGCACTTAAATTAAGGACTAAACTTAATGACGACATAAAGACAGCCAACACCATAAATAACATAGGGATAGCCTATGATGAGCTGGGCAACTTTTCTTTATCACTTAAATACTATCATCAGGCGTATCAAATCTACAAGCAAAAAAAACATACAGAAGGACTTGCAATGGTAAGCACCAACTTGGGAATTTTGTTTAAAGCACATAAAGATTATAAAAACGTAGTTAAATATTATCAAGAAGCAAATGCCATCTACAAAAAATTAAATATGCCTAGAGAGGTAGCCTTTACAGAAGCTAACTTAGGCTCGGTTTACTACTATATTAAGCAGTACGATAGCTGTATATACTATTCTTTAAAGGCGCAGCAAACGTTTAAAAAACTAAACATACAGCAATTTTTACCCACTACCTATACCAATGCAGGCATTGGTTATGCAGCTTTGGGGCAAACTAAAAAAGCGCTTGAGTTTTTGCGAACTTCTATAACATTAAACAACAAATATAACAACCGCAAAGAATTGGCTTTTGCCCACACTCATTTAGCAAAGCTGATGTTAAAACTCAAAAAGCTAGATGAAGCTAGAGAAAGTGCAAACAAAGCCGCCAGCCTTGCAGAAGCCATTGGCGCCAGCAAAGAGGTTATGGATGCGAAGGAAACACTAGCTATTATTTTCGAACAACAAGGTAAGTTCAAAGATGCCTACGAACTACACTTGGCTGCTACCAAAATTAAAGATTCACTATTCCAAAAAGATAAAACAGCGTTGATTTCCGACTATCAGGTTCGTTACCAAACTGAGAAAAAAGAACAGCAAATCCAATCTCTAAACCAGCAAAACACCATACAAAAACTAAAAATTAAGCAGCGAAATCTAGGACTAGGCATTGCAGGCGGCGTGCTCCTGTTAGGTGTTCTTTTTGCCTACCTACTTATTAACCGCCGCAAACTAAAGGCTAAAGCAGAACTACAATTAGCCATCATTAAACAACAAGACATTGCTTCTAGGGCGGTTTTAGATGCCGAAGAGCGAGAACGCAGACGCATTGCAGGAGATTTGCACGACGGTGTTGGGCAAATGCTGTCGGCAGCACTAATGAACCTAAATGGCCTATTCGCTAAGCTTAATCTGCAAAGTGATGCCAGTTTACAGGCAGAACAAGCTTTAGCACTGGTAAATGAAAGCTATGACGAGATGCGCTCTATATCGCACCAAATGATGCCCAATGCTTTAATTAAATCCGGGCTGGCATCGGCAGTGAAAGAATTTATTGGAAAACTTGACAAGAACAAGCTAAAGGTAAACTTAGAAACCGTTGGTTTAAATGAACGTTTAGACGAACAAACAGAAACAGTAATTTATCGCGTAATACAAGAAACTGTAAATAACGTGATTAAACATGCCGATGCTTCTAAGCTAGACATCCAAATTACTAAGGACGAGGAAGGCATTGCTGTTACCATAGAAGATAATGGCAAAGGTTTCGACAAAAGCAAGATTAATTTAAAAGCCGGAATTGGTCTTAGCAACATTTACTCTAGGGTAGAGTTTTTGAAAGGAACAGTAGATATCGATTCTACTGAAGGCAGAGGAACTTTGATGGCCATACATCTGCCTTAA
- a CDS encoding response regulator, which yields MKLLLVDDHAIVTDGLQMLLQNEVGFTIVEKLTSGNFALAYLKQNEIDLMITDYSMPDMDGLVLVKQAKALKPNLKIIVLSMHDEAAMIKDMLSAGVDGYVLKKYAQQELLNAVHTVANGKQFWSEEVNKALLSSLQSQANENQPTERELEVLGLLAQEFTSKQIAEKLFISERTVETHRKNLMRKTGANNAIGLVRYAYAHRLI from the coding sequence ATGAAACTTCTACTAGTTGACGACCATGCTATTGTAACTGATGGTCTACAGATGTTGCTCCAAAATGAAGTGGGTTTTACTATCGTAGAAAAGCTTACCTCGGGAAATTTCGCACTAGCTTATTTAAAGCAAAATGAAATTGATTTGATGATTACCGATTATTCTATGCCAGACATGGATGGCCTAGTTTTGGTAAAACAGGCAAAAGCTTTAAAGCCCAACCTCAAGATCATAGTGCTAAGCATGCACGACGAAGCCGCAATGATTAAAGATATGCTAAGCGCCGGGGTAGATGGCTATGTGCTTAAAAAATATGCGCAACAAGAATTGCTGAATGCAGTACATACGGTAGCTAATGGTAAACAATTTTGGAGCGAAGAAGTAAACAAAGCACTGCTAAGTTCCTTACAGTCTCAGGCGAATGAAAACCAACCTACAGAGCGTGAGCTGGAAGTACTTGGGCTTTTAGCCCAAGAGTTTACCAGTAAACAAATTGCAGAAAAACTTTTTATTAGCGAACGAACGGTAGAAACTCATCGTAAAAACCTAATGCGTAAAACTGGTGCCAATAATGCCATTGGCCTAGTGAGGTATGCCTATGCCCACAGATTGATTTAA
- a CDS encoding ABC transporter substrate-binding protein has protein sequence MRTIKLNIFCICLLTTLFSCKRSSNDEKKVFNINLDQNLTSLDPAFARNQNAIWMINQIFNGLVQIDKDLNTVPCIAKTWQVSADGLNYTFNLRNDVFFQDDALFKNGKGRKVIAQDFAYSFYRLIDPKVASSGGWIFSDKVKDANSFVALNDSTFQIKLVKPFPAFINLLTAQYCSVVPKEVVEHYGKDFRNHPVGTGPFKFKYWKEDEVLVLLKNENYFEKDSTGKQMPFLDALKATFINDKQSAFMNFLKKDLDFFYSVDGSYRDDILTKSGNMTSKYKDKFQLIKGPYLCTEYVGILVDPDKDIVKNSPLRFKKVRQAINYAIDRKKLIKYLRNSIGTPATSGFIPKGMPGFDSTKVKGYDYNPRLAAKLLAEAGYPNGKGMPEIKLSTSTTYRDLIEFIQGELGNLGMKVKVDVSPSASLRDLMSKNEVVFFRGSWIADYPDGENYLSVFYSKNKVPFGPNYTGYFNKTFDKLFEQSYYENDPQKRLELYQKMDNMVMEHASVVPILYDQSVVMLQNNISGYSINPLSLMILKGVKKENKLK, from the coding sequence ATGCGTACCATTAAGCTCAATATATTTTGCATTTGTCTTTTAACCACTTTGTTTTCTTGCAAAAGAAGCAGCAATGATGAAAAGAAAGTCTTTAATATTAATCTCGACCAAAACCTAACCTCTTTAGATCCGGCATTTGCTCGTAACCAAAACGCCATTTGGATGATTAACCAGATTTTTAACGGTTTGGTGCAGATAGACAAAGATTTGAATACCGTACCTTGCATTGCTAAAACTTGGCAGGTTTCTGCAGATGGGCTTAACTATACTTTTAACCTGCGTAACGATGTTTTTTTTCAGGACGATGCGCTATTTAAAAATGGCAAAGGCCGAAAAGTGATTGCTCAAGATTTCGCTTACAGCTTTTACCGTTTAATTGACCCAAAAGTGGCCTCTTCTGGCGGATGGATTTTTAGTGACAAAGTAAAAGACGCAAATAGCTTTGTAGCACTAAACGATAGCACTTTTCAAATTAAACTGGTAAAACCTTTCCCTGCTTTTATTAATTTATTAACTGCCCAGTATTGTTCTGTGGTTCCTAAAGAAGTGGTAGAACATTATGGCAAAGATTTTAGAAACCATCCAGTGGGTACCGGGCCTTTTAAATTCAAATATTGGAAAGAAGACGAAGTTTTGGTACTGCTTAAAAATGAAAACTATTTTGAAAAAGATAGCACGGGTAAGCAAATGCCATTTTTAGATGCGTTAAAAGCTACTTTTATTAACGATAAGCAAAGTGCTTTTATGAATTTCCTTAAAAAGGATCTCGATTTCTTTTACAGTGTTGATGGTAGTTACCGAGATGACATTTTAACCAAAAGCGGCAACATGACCAGCAAGTACAAAGACAAATTTCAATTAATTAAAGGCCCTTACTTGTGTACCGAATATGTGGGCATTTTGGTAGATCCAGATAAAGATATCGTTAAAAATTCTCCATTACGTTTCAAAAAAGTAAGACAAGCCATTAATTACGCCATTGATAGAAAAAAACTGATTAAATATTTACGCAACAGCATTGGTACGCCGGCAACTTCTGGCTTTATACCCAAAGGGATGCCCGGGTTTGATAGCACAAAGGTTAAAGGCTACGATTACAACCCTAGGCTAGCAGCTAAATTACTTGCAGAGGCCGGTTATCCTAATGGAAAAGGAATGCCCGAAATCAAACTCAGCACTTCTACCACCTACCGAGATCTGATTGAATTTATACAGGGCGAACTCGGCAACCTAGGCATGAAAGTTAAGGTAGATGTAAGCCCAAGTGCCAGTTTAAGAGACTTGATGTCGAAAAATGAAGTTGTTTTTTTTAGAGGTTCTTGGATTGCCGATTATCCCGATGGAGAAAACTACCTCTCTGTTTTCTACTCTAAAAACAAAGTGCCTTTTGGACCAAATTACACTGGTTATTTCAATAAAACATTCGATAAGTTATTTGAGCAAAGCTATTACGAGAACGATCCTCAGAAACGTCTTGAACTTTACCAAAAAATGGACAATATGGTAATGGAACATGCCTCTGTAGTGCCAATTTTATATGACCAATCGGTAGTGATGTTGCAGAACAACATCAGCGGCTACAGCATCAATCCATTAAGTTTAATGATTTTAAAAGGGGTTAAGAAAGAAAATAAGCTTAAATAA
- a CDS encoding DUF2891 domain-containing protein has product MKKILLLLLMVSSLAFAQTPKLDKDIAEKLSMLPLHCMDKEYPNKTAHTINSETDAKLTPSQLHPGFYGCFDWHSSVHGHWMLVHLLKTFPNINNRAEIIAKLNKTFTTENMQAEADYFKKYELAKIFERTYGWAWLLKLDQELLEWNNPQAKKWHAALQPLTKQILELWKAYLPKQTYPNRTGVHGNTAFALVFALDWARATNDKVFEVQLKDKAKTFYLDNEKTPAYMEPDGADFFSPSLEIADLMRRVLAKDDFVKWLDKFYEERSIKRISDMPVVSDLSDYQTVHLVGLSFTRAWCMKGIASELPKNHPLKKHFEATANHFLANALPLIFKGNYGGDHWLASFAVYALAQK; this is encoded by the coding sequence ATGAAAAAAATACTACTACTGTTATTGATGGTTTCTTCTTTGGCTTTTGCTCAAACTCCAAAGTTAGACAAAGATATAGCTGAGAAGTTGTCAATGTTGCCACTGCATTGTATGGATAAAGAGTACCCTAACAAGACAGCGCACACCATTAATTCAGAAACCGATGCTAAGCTTACGCCATCTCAATTGCATCCGGGTTTTTATGGTTGTTTCGATTGGCATAGCTCGGTGCATGGGCATTGGATGTTGGTGCATTTGCTAAAGACTTTTCCCAACATCAACAATAGAGCAGAAATTATTGCAAAGCTTAATAAAACCTTTACCACAGAAAATATGCAGGCAGAGGCCGATTACTTTAAAAAGTATGAGCTGGCCAAGATTTTCGAGCGTACTTATGGTTGGGCTTGGTTGCTAAAATTAGATCAAGAATTGTTAGAATGGAACAATCCGCAGGCAAAAAAATGGCATGCAGCTTTACAGCCTTTAACCAAGCAAATTTTAGAATTATGGAAAGCTTACTTGCCAAAACAAACCTACCCAAATAGAACTGGCGTACACGGAAATACCGCTTTTGCTTTGGTTTTTGCACTAGATTGGGCTAGAGCAACTAACGATAAAGTCTTTGAAGTGCAATTGAAGGATAAAGCGAAGACTTTTTACTTGGATAATGAGAAAACGCCGGCTTATATGGAGCCAGATGGGGCTGATTTCTTTTCTCCAAGCTTAGAAATTGCCGATTTGATGAGAAGGGTTTTGGCAAAAGATGATTTTGTGAAATGGTTGGATAAATTTTATGAGGAAAGAAGCATCAAACGTATTAGTGATATGCCTGTAGTTAGTGATTTGAGCGATTATCAAACGGTTCACTTGGTGGGGCTTTCTTTCACTAGGGCATGGTGTATGAAAGGTATTGCATCAGAGCTACCTAAAAACCACCCCTTAAAAAAACATTTTGAAGCTACTGCCAATCATTTCTTGGCCAATGCGCTGCCCTTAATTTTTAAAGGTAACTACGGTGGAGATCATTGGTTGGCTTCGTTTGCGGTTTATGCTTTAGCGCAAAAATAG
- a CDS encoding NADPH-dependent FMN reductase, translating into MITIIAGTNRPNSNTLKVAKYYQNQLAEKGLQTTLFDLQDLPNNFIADNLYGKKTEDFDKIQELITNTSKFLFVIPEYNGSYPGVLKTLIDACAFPESFYDKKACLVGISSGKYGNIRGIEHFNGVCAYLHLHVMPLRLHIPNIKQELNENGELFMEDTLKFTNQQMDKFVVY; encoded by the coding sequence ATGATCACTATTATAGCCGGAACCAACAGACCCAATAGCAATACGCTAAAAGTTGCTAAATATTATCAAAATCAACTGGCGGAAAAGGGCTTACAAACTACATTGTTTGATTTGCAAGATTTACCCAACAATTTTATTGCCGATAATTTGTATGGAAAAAAAACGGAGGATTTTGACAAAATCCAAGAATTGATAACCAATACCAGTAAGTTTTTGTTCGTTATTCCCGAATATAATGGCAGCTATCCTGGAGTTTTAAAAACCTTAATTGACGCTTGTGCTTTTCCAGAAAGCTTCTACGACAAAAAAGCTTGTTTGGTAGGTATTTCTTCTGGCAAGTATGGTAACATTAGGGGCATAGAACATTTTAACGGCGTTTGCGCCTACTTGCATTTACACGTAATGCCTTTGCGATTGCACATTCCAAACATTAAACAAGAACTTAATGAAAACGGCGAACTGTTTATGGAAGACACTTTAAAGTTTACCAACCAGCAAATGGATAAGTTTGTAGTTTATTAG
- a CDS encoding ParA family protein, which yields MSKIIALANQKGGVGKTTSSINLAASLAVLEYRTLLVDADPQANSTSGIGFDPRNIKNSIYECIINDVEPTDAIVKTDTPNLDLLPAHIDLVGAEIEMINLANREYKMKAVLEKVKDQYDFIIIDCSPSLGLITINSLTAADSVIIPVQCEYFALEGLGKLLNTIKIVQNRLNPALEIEGILLTMYDVRLRLSNQVVEEVRTHFQDLVFETIIQRNTRLSEAPSYGISVIMHDANSKGAINYLNLAREIVRKNGLLTEEQQENTATI from the coding sequence ATGAGTAAAATTATTGCTTTAGCAAACCAAAAAGGAGGAGTTGGTAAAACCACATCGTCTATTAACCTAGCCGCTAGTTTAGCTGTTTTAGAATATAGAACGCTTCTGGTTGATGCAGACCCTCAGGCCAACTCTACTTCGGGTATTGGTTTTGATCCAAGAAACATCAAGAATAGCATTTACGAGTGCATTATAAATGATGTGGAACCTACAGATGCCATTGTGAAAACGGACACGCCAAATCTAGATTTGCTGCCTGCTCACATTGATTTAGTAGGTGCCGAAATTGAGATGATTAACTTAGCCAACCGCGAATACAAAATGAAAGCCGTGCTGGAAAAGGTAAAAGACCAATACGATTTTATCATTATTGATTGTTCGCCATCTTTGGGTTTAATTACCATCAACTCTTTAACGGCTGCAGATTCAGTAATTATTCCGGTACAGTGCGAGTATTTTGCCTTAGAAGGTTTGGGCAAGTTGTTAAATACCATTAAAATTGTACAAAACAGGTTAAACCCTGCTTTGGAGATAGAAGGTATTTTATTGACTATGTACGATGTAAGACTACGCCTATCAAACCAAGTGGTAGAAGAGGTAAGAACGCACTTCCAAGATTTGGTTTTCGAAACCATTATACAACGTAACACCCGTTTAAGCGAAGCGCCAAGTTATGGTATTTCGGTAATTATGCATGACGCCAATAGCAAAGGTGCCATCAATTATTTGAATTTGGCCAGAGAGATTGTTCGTAAAAATGGATTGCTTACCGAAGAGCAACAAGAAAACACAGCAACTATTTAA
- a CDS encoding ParB/RepB/Spo0J family partition protein, whose product MTFQRKTGLGKGLSALLDDNETVNTSKPAVENVDVTPQVGSISAISIADIETNPYQPRTEFDQVALDELSDSIKVQGLIQPITVRKNGNKYQLISGERRFRASKLAGLTEIPAYIRTADNQQMLEMALIENIQRENLNAIEVALSFQQMIDECNLKAEQLGERVGKNRTTVANYLRLLKLPPAIQASIRDNKISMGHARALISVDDEGKQLFIHQEIIDKGLSVRKVEDLVRGINHVQVKMPLKQEAVSFEYQKLQNDLASKFATKVKLKVKDNGKGAIEIPFVNNDDLNRILELLDW is encoded by the coding sequence ATGACTTTTCAAAGAAAAACCGGATTAGGTAAAGGATTAAGTGCACTTTTGGATGATAACGAAACGGTTAATACCTCTAAACCTGCCGTAGAAAATGTTGATGTAACGCCACAAGTTGGCAGTATTAGCGCTATCAGCATTGCAGATATAGAAACCAACCCGTACCAACCACGTACAGAGTTTGATCAAGTTGCACTAGACGAATTATCGGATTCGATTAAAGTGCAAGGTTTAATACAGCCTATCACAGTTCGTAAAAACGGGAACAAATACCAGTTAATTTCTGGAGAACGTAGGTTTAGAGCTTCTAAATTGGCGGGTCTAACAGAAATTCCAGCTTACATTCGTACTGCCGATAACCAACAAATGTTGGAAATGGCCTTGATTGAAAATATTCAACGTGAAAACTTAAATGCCATTGAGGTAGCTTTAAGTTTCCAGCAAATGATTGATGAATGTAACTTAAAGGCAGAGCAATTGGGCGAGCGTGTGGGCAAAAACAGAACTACGGTAGCCAATTATTTAAGGCTATTAAAGTTGCCTCCAGCAATTCAAGCTTCTATTCGCGATAATAAAATTTCTATGGGTCATGCCCGTGCTTTAATATCTGTAGACGACGAAGGAAAGCAACTTTTTATCCATCAAGAAATTATAGATAAAGGACTTTCGGTACGTAAAGTAGAAGATTTAGTACGTGGTATTAACCATGTACAAGTTAAAATGCCTTTAAAGCAAGAAGCGGTTTCTTTCGAATACCAAAAGTTGCAAAATGATTTGGCCTCTAAATTTGCTACTAAAGTGAAGTTAAAGGTAAAAGATAACGGAAAAGGCGCCATCGAAATTCCTTTCGTAAATAACGACGATCTTAACCGTATTTTAGAACTTTTAGATTGGTAA
- a CDS encoding DUF5683 domain-containing protein yields MRAFLLSVALCFAFTWVTAQKPVRSIKPDTTAKLDTLAPPKYINQGRIAGKKAVYRSLIFPGLGQVYNYGLVVDDVKAGRTQGKRIGQKLYIIGKIGAIYAGGTLLVMSFIDNNNNYNLFLKELQYRQLYGKSDPANGLEQYDTNGLTLAKNIYKRNREVVIISLLGLYGLNVLDAYVTARLKYFNVDETLSIKLSPTLINSNTMYGFSNVTPALKLTLKL; encoded by the coding sequence ATGCGGGCATTTTTGCTTTCTGTAGCACTCTGTTTCGCTTTTACTTGGGTAACTGCGCAAAAGCCGGTACGCTCTATAAAGCCAGATACCACAGCAAAACTGGATACCCTTGCTCCACCCAAATATATCAACCAAGGTAGAATTGCAGGTAAAAAGGCGGTATATCGTTCGCTTATTTTTCCGGGCTTGGGCCAAGTATATAATTATGGCCTGGTGGTTGATGATGTTAAAGCAGGCAGAACCCAAGGTAAACGCATAGGGCAGAAATTATACATTATAGGTAAAATTGGCGCTATTTACGCTGGTGGCACGCTATTGGTTATGTCTTTTATAGATAATAACAATAACTATAATTTATTCTTAAAGGAACTACAATATAGGCAGTTGTATGGAAAATCAGACCCTGCTAATGGTTTAGAACAATATGACACCAACGGGCTTACTCTAGCTAAAAATATCTATAAGCGTAACCGAGAGGTGGTAATTATCTCTTTATTAGGGTTGTACGGTTTAAATGTGTTGGATGCTTACGTTACCGCCCGTTTAAAATACTTCAATGTTGACGAAACCTTATCTATTAAGCTATCGCCAACACTAATAAATTCTAATACCATGTACGGCTTTAGTAACGTTACGCCAGCATTAAAATTAACCCTAAAACTATAA
- the dapB gene encoding 4-hydroxy-tetrahydrodipicolinate reductase: MNIALLGYGKMGQIIERFATDRGHQVVLKIGIENLNDFTVENLKQADVAIDFSAPDAAVSNIYKCFEAKVPVVVGTTGWYGELQKIKNDCGDGNNTLLYGSNFSIGVNIFFHLNKVLAKLMNNYPAYDVQVEEIHHTQKLDAPSGTAMTIAEGIIEQFDSKQEWVNQLEGTPITDKLKHNQLLIESLRIENVPGTHTVVYSSEVDDIEIKHTAHSRAGFALGAVVAAEWLQNKRGFYSIADIFNFKD; encoded by the coding sequence ATGAATATAGCGCTGTTAGGCTACGGCAAAATGGGCCAAATAATAGAACGTTTTGCCACAGATCGTGGGCACCAAGTGGTTCTTAAAATTGGAATAGAAAACTTAAATGATTTTACTGTCGAAAATTTAAAACAAGCAGATGTAGCTATAGATTTTAGTGCTCCAGATGCGGCAGTTAGCAATATTTACAAATGTTTTGAAGCAAAAGTGCCAGTTGTAGTTGGCACTACGGGTTGGTATGGCGAGTTGCAAAAAATTAAAAATGATTGCGGTGATGGTAACAATACGCTACTTTATGGCTCTAATTTTAGTATTGGAGTTAATATTTTCTTTCACTTAAATAAAGTATTAGCAAAGCTGATGAACAACTACCCAGCTTATGATGTACAAGTAGAAGAAATACACCATACGCAAAAGTTAGATGCGCCAAGCGGTACCGCAATGACTATTGCCGAAGGTATTATTGAGCAGTTTGATAGTAAGCAAGAATGGGTTAACCAGTTAGAAGGAACGCCCATTACCGATAAGTTAAAGCATAATCAATTGCTAATTGAATCGCTTAGAATTGAAAATGTACCAGGTACACATACCGTGGTTTACAGTTCTGAGGTAGATGATATTGAAATTAAACATACCGCACACAGCCGGGCGGGTTTTGCCCTAGGCGCAGTAGTAGCCGCAGAGTGGCTGCAAAATAAAAGAGGTTTTTACAGCATAGCTGATATATTTAATTTTAAAGATTAA